In one Mucilaginibacter sp. PAMB04168 genomic region, the following are encoded:
- the gmd gene encoding GDP-mannose 4,6-dehydratase: MKKALLTGITGQDGAYLTELLLEKGYEVHGIKRRSSLFNTDRIDHLYQDPHELHPSLVLHYGDLSDSTNLIRIIQQVQPDEIYNLGAMSHVKVSFDTPEYTANADGIGTLRLLEAIRILGLEKKTRIYQASTSELYGLVQAVPQSETTPFYPRSPYAVAKLYAYWITVNYREAYGIYACNGILFNHESPLRGETFVTRKITRAVAKIAMGLQDKLYLGNLDAQRDWGHAKDYVEAMYLILQQETPEDFVIATGVTTYVRDFVRMAFAEVGIEVEFKGEGVEEKGYVVSCSKPEFQVAAGTEVVAVDPKYFRPTEVELLIGDPTKSMTKLGWKPKYDLQGLVAEMVAMDVDLFQREKLLKDSGYQIKNQFE; the protein is encoded by the coding sequence ATGAAGAAAGCACTACTAACAGGGATAACAGGTCAGGATGGGGCCTATTTAACAGAGTTACTACTGGAAAAAGGCTACGAAGTACACGGCATCAAACGCCGTTCATCGTTGTTCAACACTGATAGGATAGACCACCTGTACCAGGATCCGCATGAACTACATCCCAGCCTGGTTTTGCACTACGGCGATTTGTCTGACTCCACCAATCTGATCCGCATCATCCAGCAGGTACAGCCCGATGAGATCTATAACCTGGGTGCGATGAGCCATGTTAAGGTAAGCTTTGATACGCCCGAGTATACAGCCAATGCCGATGGTATCGGTACCCTGCGTTTGCTGGAGGCTATCCGTATTTTAGGATTAGAAAAAAAGACCCGCATCTACCAGGCTTCCACCTCCGAGCTTTACGGTTTGGTACAAGCCGTTCCGCAAAGTGAGACGACGCCTTTCTATCCCAGAAGCCCTTATGCCGTAGCCAAGCTGTATGCTTACTGGATTACGGTTAACTACCGGGAAGCCTACGGCATTTATGCCTGTAACGGCATCCTGTTCAACCATGAGAGTCCGCTCAGGGGTGAGACCTTCGTAACGCGTAAGATCACCCGTGCGGTAGCCAAGATAGCCATGGGTTTGCAAGACAAGCTTTACCTGGGTAACCTGGATGCACAGCGCGACTGGGGACATGCCAAAGACTATGTGGAGGCAATGTACCTGATCCTGCAGCAGGAAACACCTGAAGACTTTGTGATAGCCACCGGTGTAACCACTTATGTACGCGACTTTGTGCGCATGGCTTTTGCCGAAGTGGGTATCGAGGTTGAATTCAAAGGCGAAGGTGTAGAGGAAAAAGGTTATGTGGTAAGCTGCTCAAAACCGGAGTTTCAGGTTGCAGCAGGTACCGAAGTGGTAGCTGTAGATCCTAAGTATTTCCGTCCTACGGAGGTAGAATTACTGATTGGTGACCCAACTAAATCAATGACCAAGCTGGGCTGGAAACCGAAGTATGACCTGCAAGGTTTGGTGGCTGAGATGGTGGCTATGGACGTAGACCTGTTCCAACGTGAAAAACTGCTGAAAGACTCAGGTTACCAAATCAAAAACCAGTTCGAATAG
- a CDS encoding GDP-L-fucose synthase produces MEKGAKIYIAGHRGMVGSAIKRKLEQEGFTNFVTRGSSELDLRNQEAVAVFFEQEKPDYVFLAAAKVGGIVANNTYRAEFLYDNLQIQNNIIQSAHLNGVKKLMFLGSSCIYPKMAPQPLREDYLLTGPLEDTNEPYAIAKIAGIKMCDAYRAQYGCNYISVMPTNLYGYNDNYHPQNSHVLPAMIRRFHEAKEQGLPSVTIWGTGSPKREFLFADDLAAACYYLMENYNEAGLVNVGTGEDLSIKELAELVKATVGYPGEITFDTSKPDGTPRKLMDVSKLHSKGWKHTIDLPEGIRLAYQDFLTKHTVTQ; encoded by the coding sequence ATGGAAAAAGGAGCGAAGATATATATAGCCGGTCACCGCGGAATGGTGGGGTCGGCTATAAAGCGCAAGTTGGAGCAGGAAGGGTTTACAAATTTTGTAACGCGCGGTTCATCAGAGCTTGATTTACGCAATCAGGAAGCGGTAGCTGTGTTTTTTGAACAGGAAAAGCCTGACTATGTGTTTTTGGCAGCCGCTAAGGTGGGTGGTATTGTAGCTAATAACACGTACCGGGCTGAGTTTTTGTACGATAATTTACAGATACAGAATAATATCATTCAATCGGCTCACCTCAACGGCGTAAAAAAGCTGATGTTCCTGGGATCCAGTTGTATCTATCCTAAAATGGCGCCACAGCCCTTAAGAGAAGATTACCTGCTTACCGGCCCGTTAGAAGACACCAATGAGCCTTATGCTATAGCTAAGATCGCCGGTATAAAAATGTGTGATGCTTACCGTGCACAGTACGGCTGTAATTATATCTCGGTTATGCCAACCAATTTGTACGGTTATAACGATAATTACCATCCGCAGAATTCGCATGTTTTGCCAGCCATGATCCGCAGGTTTCATGAGGCCAAAGAGCAAGGTTTACCTTCGGTTACCATTTGGGGAACCGGCTCGCCTAAAAGAGAGTTTTTGTTTGCCGATGATTTAGCTGCAGCATGCTATTACCTGATGGAGAATTACAACGAAGCTGGTTTAGTAAACGTAGGGACAGGTGAAGACCTGTCTATAAAAGAGCTGGCGGAGCTGGTTAAAGCAACCGTGGGTTATCCAGGAGAGATTACCTTTGATACCTCGAAACCGGATGGTACCCCGCGCAAGTTAATGGATGTCTCCAAATTGCACAGTAAGGGCTGGAAACATACAATAGACCTGCCAGAAGGTATCCGGTTAGCTTACCAGGACTTTTTAACAAAACATACAGTAACACAATAA
- a CDS encoding UDP-glucose/GDP-mannose dehydrogenase family protein — translation MRIAVVGTGYVGLVTGTCLAETGNEVVCVDINEKKVEMMKAGQLPIYEPGLELLFHRNIAQGRLSFTSNLAEGIGEAKIIFLALPTPPGGDGAADLSYVLGAAGDIAKLLTDYKVIVTKSTVPVGTADKVTAVMQQHAAPGVEYAVVSNPEFLREGVAVEDFMKPDRVVVGTSDERARKLMGELYGPYVRQGNPIIFMDERSSELTKYAANSFLATKISFMNEIANMCELVGADVDMVRKGIGADERIGKRFLFAGIGYGGSCFPKDVQALAKSAQENRYDFKILNSVMEVNEIQKTVLTEKVKKYYNGELAGKHFALWGLAFKPETDDIREAPALYIIDALVAAGATVTAFDPEGMKNVENLIGDKIKYAENQYEALEGADALLIVTEWSLFRTPDFNKVESLLKAKVIFDGRNLYDLDKMIDCGFYYNSIGRKEVK, via the coding sequence ATGAGAATAGCGGTAGTAGGGACAGGCTATGTGGGATTGGTAACGGGGACCTGTTTGGCAGAGACGGGCAATGAGGTGGTCTGCGTAGACATCAATGAAAAGAAGGTAGAGATGATGAAGGCAGGTCAGCTGCCCATCTATGAGCCAGGACTGGAGCTGTTGTTTCACCGCAACATCGCCCAGGGACGCCTGTCGTTCACCTCCAACCTGGCCGAAGGCATCGGGGAGGCCAAGATCATCTTTTTGGCCCTGCCTACCCCTCCGGGCGGCGACGGCGCAGCCGACCTCAGTTACGTGCTGGGTGCAGCCGGCGACATTGCCAAACTGCTGACCGATTATAAAGTGATCGTGACCAAATCAACCGTACCGGTGGGCACGGCAGATAAGGTAACGGCCGTTATGCAGCAGCATGCAGCACCCGGGGTGGAATATGCCGTGGTGAGCAACCCTGAGTTCTTAAGAGAAGGGGTAGCTGTAGAAGACTTCATGAAGCCCGACCGCGTAGTGGTAGGCACCTCTGATGAACGTGCACGCAAACTCATGGGCGAGCTTTACGGCCCATACGTGCGCCAGGGTAACCCCATCATCTTTATGGATGAGCGGAGCTCAGAGCTTACCAAGTATGCGGCCAACTCGTTTCTGGCCACCAAGATCTCGTTTATGAACGAGATTGCCAATATGTGCGAGCTGGTAGGAGCGGACGTGGATATGGTGCGCAAAGGCATCGGGGCAGATGAACGCATCGGAAAACGCTTTTTGTTTGCCGGCATTGGCTACGGCGGCAGCTGCTTTCCTAAAGACGTACAGGCCCTGGCTAAATCGGCCCAGGAGAACCGCTACGACTTTAAGATCCTCAACTCGGTGATGGAAGTGAACGAGATCCAAAAGACGGTACTGACCGAAAAGGTAAAGAAATACTATAACGGCGAACTTGCCGGCAAGCACTTTGCCCTGTGGGGCCTGGCCTTTAAGCCCGAGACGGATGATATCCGCGAGGCACCGGCCCTGTACATCATCGATGCCCTGGTAGCAGCCGGCGCTACGGTAACCGCCTTTGACCCCGAGGGGATGAAAAATGTCGAGAACCTGATCGGTGATAAGATCAAGTATGCCGAAAACCAGTACGAAGCACTGGAAGGCGCCGATGCGCTGCTGATCGTGACCGAATGGTCACTGTTCCGCACGCCGGACTTTAACAAGGTAGAAAGCCTTTTGAAAGCCAAGGTGATCTTTGATGGGCGTAACCTGTACGACCTGGACAAGATGATCGACTGCGGCTTTTACTATAACTCTATTGGACGCAAGGAAGTGAAGTAG
- a CDS encoding UDP-glucuronic acid decarboxylase family protein, whose product MKGKRVLITGAAGFLGSHLCDRFIKEGCRVIGMDNLITGDLKNIEHLFKLEQFEFYNHDVSKFVHIPGHLDYILHFASPASPIDYLKIPIQTLKVGSLGTHNLLGLARAKGARMLIASTSEVYGDPNVNPQPEEYWGNVNPVGPRGVYDEAKRFQEAITMAYHTFHGVETRIVRIFNTYGPRMRLNDGRVLPAFIGQALRGEPLTMFGDGSQTRAFCYVDDLVEGIYRLLLSDYVQPMNIGNPDEITIREFGEEIIKLTGTNQQLISKPLPTDDPKQRRPDITKAKAILGWEPKVSRQEGLKITYEYFKSLPQHIIEHKEFDAFNK is encoded by the coding sequence ATAAAAGGCAAAAGAGTACTCATTACCGGAGCGGCAGGCTTTCTGGGCTCGCACCTGTGCGACCGCTTTATCAAAGAAGGGTGCCGGGTGATCGGTATGGACAACCTCATTACGGGCGACCTGAAGAACATCGAGCATTTGTTCAAGCTTGAGCAGTTCGAGTTTTATAACCATGACGTATCCAAGTTTGTGCACATACCGGGGCATTTGGATTACATCCTGCACTTTGCCTCACCGGCAAGCCCGATCGATTATCTAAAGATCCCGATCCAGACGCTTAAGGTAGGCTCGCTGGGCACGCATAACCTTTTAGGACTGGCCCGGGCCAAAGGTGCCCGGATGCTGATCGCCTCCACCTCGGAGGTGTACGGCGACCCGAACGTAAACCCGCAGCCGGAGGAATACTGGGGCAACGTAAACCCGGTAGGACCAAGAGGCGTGTATGACGAGGCCAAGCGCTTCCAGGAAGCCATTACGATGGCCTACCACACCTTCCACGGGGTGGAGACCCGCATTGTACGTATCTTTAACACCTACGGACCAAGGATGCGCCTGAACGACGGGCGGGTGCTGCCGGCTTTCATTGGCCAGGCCTTAAGAGGCGAGCCGCTGACCATGTTCGGTGACGGCAGCCAGACCAGGGCATTCTGCTATGTGGATGACCTGGTGGAGGGCATTTACAGGTTGCTTTTGAGCGATTACGTACAGCCGATGAACATTGGTAACCCTGATGAGATCACTATAAGGGAATTTGGAGAGGAGATCATCAAGCTGACCGGTACCAACCAGCAGCTCATCTCCAAGCCGCTGCCAACGGATGATCCGAAGCAAAGAAGGCCCGACATCACCAAGGCCAAAGCCATATTGGGCTGGGAGCCCAAGGTATCACGCCAGGAAGGACTGAAGATCACCTACGAGTACTTCAAATCACTCCCTCAGCATATCATCGAACACAAAGAGTTCGACGCTTTCAATAAATAA
- a CDS encoding class I SAM-dependent methyltransferase yields MSNDIQSFLKEGARFEDKGKYIEFPILRQSESLKANAYYFGNFEWAEEYLTYCHRSETFKNRWLAATGDWTGKTVIDIGCGPGNIHATIQGKPKHLIGIDVAPKSLELANDLGYTAVLADANNLPFKTGIADIVTLNATLHHTENIDSVLKEAARLVKPGGVLVTDHDPQRSAWDYKGPALLLWNARLLYYRLIGYSFHKSPEQQKWALACETHHKPGHGVTKELFESILEPHGFQVNVYPHNHELGKEVLEGKTGPVEFKYKLGNILSGRNPNTNKSALTLMCVARKN; encoded by the coding sequence ATGAGTAATGACATCCAATCCTTTTTGAAAGAAGGTGCCAGATTTGAGGACAAAGGAAAATACATTGAGTTTCCTATACTGAGGCAATCTGAATCTTTAAAAGCGAATGCCTACTATTTTGGCAACTTTGAATGGGCTGAAGAGTACCTTACTTATTGCCACCGAAGCGAAACATTTAAGAACAGGTGGTTAGCTGCAACGGGCGACTGGACCGGTAAAACAGTAATAGACATTGGCTGCGGACCTGGCAACATTCATGCTACTATACAGGGCAAACCCAAGCATCTAATTGGTATTGATGTGGCGCCTAAGTCGTTAGAATTAGCAAACGATTTGGGATACACAGCCGTTTTGGCCGATGCTAACAACTTGCCGTTTAAAACAGGAATTGCTGACATAGTAACTTTGAACGCAACCCTGCACCATACAGAGAATATTGACTCTGTACTGAAAGAAGCAGCAAGATTAGTTAAGCCCGGCGGCGTATTGGTAACCGACCACGATCCCCAGCGCTCAGCCTGGGATTATAAAGGTCCTGCCTTGTTGTTATGGAATGCACGCTTGCTCTACTATCGCTTAATTGGCTACAGCTTTCATAAGTCGCCAGAACAGCAGAAGTGGGCATTAGCTTGCGAAACTCATCACAAACCGGGTCATGGCGTAACCAAGGAGCTGTTTGAAAGCATTTTAGAGCCGCATGGCTTTCAAGTTAATGTTTACCCACACAATCATGAATTGGGGAAAGAAGTGTTGGAAGGAAAAACGGGACCGGTAGAATTTAAATACAAGTTGGGCAACATCCTATCGGGCAGAAACCCTAATACAAATAAAAGCGCTTTAACCTTAATGTGCGTTGCACGAAAGAATTAA
- the gldN gene encoding gliding motility protein GldN, with protein sequence MKNSARNISIAALCLLGAVLVSEPSFAQRKKAKSTKSRTVKTKPRTSTATQYPSANLSEQNAANTTAPVNTTASVQTAVKDSLPTDSLPPMDGYYRNEMFNNAKAFNYPAINSRDVKFYKRVWRDIDINDPKNSLFNTPGATLADIVLEGLKKGKLTAYEPSATNNDSTFARRLNVNNALSKLQDSAMVDQFDANGNKIGSKMVLNDFNAARVTKFRTKEDIYFDKKRSMVVTRIIGIAPLMSIQAGGATVGEAPAFWLYFPQCRDYFATKDLSDPDRNLYDTTLDDIFVQRKYSSTIVRATGSATNRANTNTLASTAGLPGGAGLDSLNKVNTGETAKLVEGKIQNFKANTWSYKIQKTPTEAEKKAQKAAEKQAAIAEKNAKKAAEKPAKTKKS encoded by the coding sequence ATGAAAAATTCAGCACGTAATATAAGTATAGCTGCCCTGTGCCTTTTAGGTGCGGTATTAGTTAGCGAGCCTTCTTTTGCACAAAGGAAAAAGGCAAAAAGCACCAAGTCCCGTACAGTAAAAACTAAACCCAGAACAAGCACGGCTACCCAATACCCATCAGCCAACCTGTCAGAACAAAATGCCGCTAACACAACGGCTCCAGTGAACACCACTGCCTCTGTACAAACTGCAGTAAAAGATTCGTTACCAACCGACTCTTTACCTCCAATGGACGGCTACTACAGAAATGAGATGTTCAACAATGCTAAAGCATTTAACTATCCGGCCATCAACTCACGCGACGTTAAGTTTTACAAACGTGTTTGGAGAGATATTGATATTAATGATCCTAAAAATTCCCTTTTTAACACCCCAGGAGCAACGCTTGCTGATATTGTGTTAGAAGGTCTTAAAAAAGGAAAGCTTACTGCTTACGAGCCCAGTGCAACTAACAACGATAGCACTTTTGCAAGGCGCTTAAATGTAAACAACGCCCTGTCAAAGTTACAGGACAGTGCTATGGTTGATCAGTTTGATGCTAACGGTAACAAAATTGGCTCAAAGATGGTACTGAACGACTTCAATGCCGCCCGTGTAACTAAATTCAGAACTAAAGAAGATATTTACTTTGATAAAAAACGTTCAATGGTGGTTACCCGCATTATCGGTATTGCGCCGTTAATGTCTATACAGGCGGGTGGCGCTACTGTTGGTGAAGCTCCCGCTTTCTGGCTGTATTTCCCTCAGTGCCGCGATTATTTTGCAACAAAAGACCTTTCAGATCCGGATCGTAACTTATATGACACCACTCTGGACGATATCTTTGTTCAAAGAAAGTATTCCAGCACTATTGTACGTGCAACTGGTTCAGCAACAAACCGTGCAAATACCAATACACTGGCTTCTACCGCTGGCTTGCCAGGTGGAGCAGGGTTAGACTCTTTAAATAAAGTAAATACAGGTGAGACAGCTAAATTAGTTGAAGGCAAGATCCAAAACTTTAAAGCCAATACCTGGAGCTATAAAATACAAAAAACACCTACTGAGGCAGAAAAGAAAGCACAAAAAGCGGCTGAAAAACAAGCGGCAATTGCAGAAAAGAATGCCAAGAAAGCAGCTGAAAAGCCAGCTAAGACCAAAAAGTCTTAA
- a CDS encoding SUMF1/EgtB/PvdO family nonheme iron enzyme, whose amino-acid sequence MNIKFSQIAITLSAALAITACKNNKRLEGMDNISKSKVSVQTLTPMAPHGMVYVPAGTIIERELVTDTAMAVDTVPKTVTVSAFFMDQTEVTNKQYRMFVDWAADSVAVTDYLKDEKYFQKIGKAPKAIKRGKGAAAVDVPVFRDTTKRIDWGKVGNKPLWQSNDPVIKGFLLGKLYTMENGRPTLIKDAVKYRYTRLNVTRSGVTSYISDTVSVVPDTKVWSTDFPNSQMEIMDNNYYTNGGYNEHPVVGVTWKQARAYTDWRSKMVYASAGDRALAKQFNLKFNLPTEAQWEYAASKDMKPEDFDKLSTVNLKDKKAKKKVDALAVNFKQQEGDYRQDGATTTMHVKSYAPNSVGLYNMMGNVSEWTLDAFSPSYKELVHDLNPVLLYDAADTEAEAMRRKVVRGGSWKDNANLLTPSTRSYEIQNVAHSYIGFRCVMPAPDIVIEQTKTRKLAKN is encoded by the coding sequence ATGAACATTAAGTTTTCTCAGATTGCTATCACTCTTTCAGCAGCTTTGGCTATTACCGCTTGTAAAAACAACAAGCGTCTGGAAGGAATGGATAACATTTCGAAATCAAAAGTGTCAGTGCAAACACTAACACCAATGGCTCCGCATGGTATGGTGTATGTACCCGCAGGTACTATAATTGAGCGCGAATTGGTAACTGATACCGCAATGGCGGTAGATACAGTGCCAAAAACAGTAACTGTAAGCGCCTTTTTTATGGATCAGACCGAAGTGACCAACAAACAGTATCGCATGTTTGTGGATTGGGCAGCAGATTCAGTTGCCGTTACCGATTACTTGAAAGATGAAAAATATTTCCAAAAAATAGGCAAAGCCCCTAAAGCTATTAAAAGAGGTAAGGGTGCAGCTGCAGTTGATGTACCTGTTTTTAGAGATACTACCAAAAGGATTGACTGGGGAAAAGTTGGTAACAAACCCCTTTGGCAAAGCAATGACCCTGTTATTAAAGGCTTTTTATTAGGCAAGCTTTATACCATGGAAAACGGCAGGCCAACGTTAATTAAAGATGCCGTAAAATATCGTTACACCCGCCTTAACGTTACCCGGTCAGGTGTAACCAGTTACATTTCTGATACCGTTTCAGTTGTGCCTGATACCAAAGTATGGTCTACCGATTTCCCTAACTCTCAAATGGAGATTATGGATAATAATTACTATACCAACGGCGGTTATAATGAGCATCCGGTTGTAGGTGTAACCTGGAAACAAGCCCGTGCTTATACCGACTGGCGCAGCAAAATGGTTTATGCAAGTGCCGGAGACCGTGCCCTGGCTAAACAATTTAACTTAAAATTCAATCTGCCTACTGAGGCCCAATGGGAGTACGCAGCTTCTAAAGATATGAAGCCTGAAGACTTTGATAAGCTTTCAACAGTGAACCTGAAAGACAAAAAAGCCAAAAAGAAGGTTGATGCACTTGCGGTTAATTTTAAGCAGCAGGAAGGCGATTACCGCCAGGATGGCGCCACTACAACCATGCACGTAAAATCATATGCTCCTAACTCAGTTGGCTTGTACAACATGATGGGTAACGTATCTGAATGGACACTTGATGCATTTAGCCCTTCTTACAAAGAACTGGTGCATGATTTAAATCCGGTTTTACTTTATGATGCTGCCGACACTGAAGCAGAAGCAATGAGAAGGAAAGTAGTAAGAGGCGGTTCATGGAAGGACAATGCTAATTTATTAACTCCATCCACACGCAGTTACGAAATACAGAACGTAGCGCACTCGTACATCGGTTTTAGATGTGTGATGCCGGCACCTGATATTGTTATTGAGCAAACTAAGACCCGTAAATTAGCTAAAAACTAA
- the rfbD gene encoding dTDP-4-dehydrorhamnose reductase: protein MSKILVFGASGQLGHCIKKVADEQQITEIVFPGEDEANILNEAGLDKLFNKYQPQYAINCAAYTAVDKAESDVDTARKVNKDGAANLAKLCKKYAATLVHVSTDFVFDGSSPDPLTEEDAANPVSVYGLTKLEGEQAIAEVLPAHYTLRTSWLYSEYGNNFVKTMLRLGAEKDQLSIIADQVGTPTYAIDLAGCILHIISNDNKQYGIYHYSNEGVTSWYDFAMAIFDISGTEVKVSPIRTAQYPTPATRPTYSVMDKAKVKSTFNIEIPYWRHSLEECIKRLNQQ, encoded by the coding sequence ATGAGTAAAATATTGGTATTCGGCGCTTCAGGCCAGTTAGGACATTGTATAAAAAAAGTAGCTGATGAGCAGCAAATTACCGAAATCGTTTTCCCGGGCGAGGACGAGGCCAATATTTTGAATGAAGCTGGCTTGGATAAGCTTTTTAACAAGTACCAACCACAGTACGCCATTAATTGCGCTGCCTACACCGCAGTTGATAAAGCCGAAAGTGATGTAGATACGGCTCGTAAGGTAAATAAAGATGGTGCTGCTAATTTAGCTAAGCTATGTAAAAAGTATGCGGCTACCTTAGTGCATGTATCAACTGATTTTGTTTTTGACGGAAGCAGCCCCGATCCGCTTACCGAAGAGGATGCTGCTAATCCGGTTAGTGTTTATGGTTTAACAAAATTAGAAGGTGAGCAAGCTATTGCTGAGGTTTTACCAGCGCATTATACATTGCGCACCAGCTGGCTTTACTCAGAGTACGGCAATAACTTTGTGAAAACGATGCTGCGTTTGGGGGCCGAAAAGGATCAGCTCAGCATCATAGCCGACCAAGTGGGTACACCGACCTATGCGATTGATTTAGCCGGATGTATTTTACATATCATTAGCAATGACAATAAGCAATACGGTATTTACCACTATAGTAATGAAGGGGTAACTTCGTGGTATGATTTTGCTATGGCTATTTTCGATATATCGGGCACAGAAGTTAAAGTATCTCCAATACGCACTGCACAATACCCTACACCAGCCACCCGGCCAACTTACTCAGTAATGGACAAGGCTAAAGTAAAATCAACTTTTAATATAGAGATACCTTACTGGCGCCATAGTTTAGAAGAATGTATTAAGCGCTTAAACCAGCAATAA
- the miaA gene encoding tRNA (adenosine(37)-N6)-dimethylallyltransferase MiaA: protein MTSSPYLISIVGPTAVGKTAAAIALARYYQTEILSADSRQFYREMSIGTAKPTPEELAAAKHHFVNSHSVNEPFSVGNFERDGLSALNELFQKHSVVIMAGGSGLYIKAITEGFDELPGIDPSIREKLNLQYAEQGIAILQEKLQTVDPVYYQQVDLNNPQRLIRALEVFESTGALYSSYRKGSYKQRLFTSIKVGLDMPREELYDRINKRVDDMIVDGLVAEVQQLLPYRHLNALNTVGYSEIFDYLDGKTGLPEAIALIKQNTRRFAKRQLTWFRKDKDIQWFKPNDVSAMIEYIDKIIAGLSA from the coding sequence ATGACCAGCAGCCCCTACCTCATTAGTATAGTCGGCCCAACGGCCGTTGGTAAAACTGCTGCTGCCATAGCGCTTGCACGTTATTACCAAACCGAAATCCTATCAGCCGACTCGCGCCAATTTTACCGCGAAATGAGCATTGGCACGGCTAAGCCCACACCCGAAGAACTGGCTGCAGCTAAACATCATTTTGTAAATTCGCACAGCGTAAACGAACCATTCAGCGTTGGAAATTTTGAGCGTGATGGTTTGTCGGCATTAAATGAGCTGTTTCAAAAGCATTCTGTTGTAATTATGGCAGGCGGCTCGGGGCTGTATATTAAAGCCATTACAGAAGGGTTTGACGAATTGCCCGGCATTGATCCATCCATCCGTGAAAAGCTTAACCTTCAGTATGCCGAACAAGGCATTGCTATACTGCAAGAAAAGCTTCAGACGGTTGATCCAGTTTACTACCAGCAGGTTGATCTGAATAATCCCCAACGGCTAATACGCGCACTGGAGGTATTCGAGAGCACAGGCGCGCTTTATTCATCATACCGCAAAGGCAGCTACAAGCAGCGGCTTTTTACCAGCATCAAAGTTGGCCTGGATATGCCGCGCGAGGAATTATATGACCGCATTAATAAACGGGTGGATGATATGATTGTTGATGGGCTGGTGGCCGAAGTGCAGCAACTGCTCCCCTACCGTCATCTCAACGCACTGAACACAGTAGGCTATTCTGAAATTTTCGATTACCTGGACGGTAAAACTGGTTTACCTGAAGCCATTGCGCTTATTAAGCAAAACACCCGCCGCTTTGCCAAACGCCAATTAACCTGGTTCAGAAAAGACAAAGACATCCAATGGTTTAAACCAAACGATGTCTCTGCTATGATTGAATATATTGATAAAATTATTGCTGGTTTAAGCGCTTAA